In one Hippocampus zosterae strain Florida chromosome 10, ASM2543408v3, whole genome shotgun sequence genomic region, the following are encoded:
- the LOC127609376 gene encoding zinc transporter 1 isoform X2, which yields MKKVSQWCQLGITVLVLVLKLITGQLCRSFILLMDGFHTLFVLGHMALPHPQKPASPSGSSTWPSSETTDPVSPLGSSVEMHPVERPWLLVAVGVVGVLHNVAMFGMTRRRRGAQACAEGEHECYIEVNHKAMSQEGSEGAGEAVRGPCEASGVQHGTTACSLRNRDFIFCNRVISTRGVDAEKTSEELKTDKEHPQGNRQPLTMCAASVVMVVQHLSTSVLVLVNGLVMLLVGPDYPHFPEACSLLVYLDPSFAILAAIILVAAAVPQMHRYGLLLMQATPPHVSLSEVRERIRSVPGVDEVHELHIWELYDSFVVASVHILCHNAFPIHRCADLMSGVTKVLQNVGVRCCTVQPEFAPPSALPKCSTCPPPVPTCNLACDKLCDTHVCCPLPQEPVMEKLLKQDSPVSFL from the exons ATGAAGAAGGTGTCACAGTGGTGCCAGCTGGGCATCACCGTCCTTGTGCTGGTTCTGAAACTGATCACCGGTCAGCTGTGCAGGTCCTTCATCTTGCTGATGGATGGCTTCCACACACTCTTTGTCCTCGGTCACATGGCTCTACCTCATCCTCAGAAGCCAGCAAGCCCCTCTGGTTCAAGCACTTGGCCGTCTTCAGAGACGACTGATCCCGTCAGCCCTCTCGG CTCGTCTGTGGAGATGCATCCTGTGGAGCGGCCCTGGCTGCTAGTTGCGGTGGGGGTTGTCGGTGTGTTGCACAACGTCGCGATGTTCGGGATGACACGGAGGCGGCGGGGGGCACAGGCCTGTGCTGAAGGGGAGCATGAGTGTTACATTGAAGTCAACCACAAAG CCATGTCTCAGGAGGGCTCCGAAGGGGCGGGTGAGGCCGTGCGAGGCCCGTGTGAAGCCAGTGGAGTTCAGCATGGGACGACTGCGTGCTCTCTCCGTAACAGGGATTTCATCTTCTGCAACCGGGTGATCTCAACAAGAGGCGTGGATGCTGAGAAGACGTCTGAGGAGCTCAAGACAGACAAAGAACACCCTCAGGGCAACAGGCAGCCGCTGACTATGTGTGCGGCTtctgtggtgatggtggtgcagCATCTGTCCACATCGGTGCTGGTCTTGGTCAATGGTTTGGTCATGCTGCTGGTGGGCCCCGACTACCCACATTTCCCGGAGGCCTGCAGCCTCCTTGTGTACCTGGATCCGAGCTTTGCCATTTTGGCTGCAATCATTCTGGTGGCCGCAGCTGTGCCGCAG ATGCACAGGTACGGGCTGCTGTTGATGCAGGCCACGCCTCCTCACGTGAGCCTATCGGAGGTGAGGGAGCGGATCAGGAGCGTGCCTGGGGTGGACGAGGTGCACGAGCTCCACATCTGGGAGTTGTACGACTCGTTCGTGGTGGCCTCGGTCCACATCCTCTGTCACAATGCCTTTCCCATACACAG GTGTGCTGATCTAATGTCGGGGGTCACCAAGGTCTTGCAGAACGTCGGGGTGAGATGCTGCACAGTCCAACCTGAGTTTGCTCCCCCTTCTGCCCTCCCAAAGTGTTCAACATGCCCACCTCCGGTGCCAACCTGCAACTTGGCCTGTGATAAACTCTGTGACACCCACGTGTGCTGCCCTCTGCCACAAGAGCCTGTCATGGAAAAATTGTTAAAACAAGACAGTCCTGTTTCATTTTTGTAA
- the LOC127609376 gene encoding zinc transporter 1 isoform X1, producing MKKVSQWCQLGITVLVLVLKLITGQLCRSFILLMDGFHTLFVLGHMALPHPQKPASPSGSSTWPSSETTDPVSPLGCAMFHPVGRRQPVGVFMLALLLTSLCVSCLLEMASSSVEMHPVERPWLLVAVGVVGVLHNVAMFGMTRRRRGAQACAEGEHECYIEVNHKAMSQEGSEGAGEAVRGPCEASGVQHGTTACSLRNRDFIFCNRVISTRGVDAEKTSEELKTDKEHPQGNRQPLTMCAASVVMVVQHLSTSVLVLVNGLVMLLVGPDYPHFPEACSLLVYLDPSFAILAAIILVAAAVPQMHRYGLLLMQATPPHVSLSEVRERIRSVPGVDEVHELHIWELYDSFVVASVHILCHNAFPIHRCADLMSGVTKVLQNVGVRCCTVQPEFAPPSALPKCSTCPPPVPTCNLACDKLCDTHVCCPLPQEPVMEKLLKQDSPVSFL from the exons ATGAAGAAGGTGTCACAGTGGTGCCAGCTGGGCATCACCGTCCTTGTGCTGGTTCTGAAACTGATCACCGGTCAGCTGTGCAGGTCCTTCATCTTGCTGATGGATGGCTTCCACACACTCTTTGTCCTCGGTCACATGGCTCTACCTCATCCTCAGAAGCCAGCAAGCCCCTCTGGTTCAAGCACTTGGCCGTCTTCAGAGACGACTGATCCCGTCAGCCCTCTCGGGTGTGCCATGTTCCACCCTGTCGGCAGGAGACAGCCGGTGGGGGTCTTTATGTTAGccctgctgctcacctctttgTGCGTCTCCTGCCTGTTGGAAATGGCCAGCTCGTCTGTGGAGATGCATCCTGTGGAGCGGCCCTGGCTGCTAGTTGCGGTGGGGGTTGTCGGTGTGTTGCACAACGTCGCGATGTTCGGGATGACACGGAGGCGGCGGGGGGCACAGGCCTGTGCTGAAGGGGAGCATGAGTGTTACATTGAAGTCAACCACAAAG CCATGTCTCAGGAGGGCTCCGAAGGGGCGGGTGAGGCCGTGCGAGGCCCGTGTGAAGCCAGTGGAGTTCAGCATGGGACGACTGCGTGCTCTCTCCGTAACAGGGATTTCATCTTCTGCAACCGGGTGATCTCAACAAGAGGCGTGGATGCTGAGAAGACGTCTGAGGAGCTCAAGACAGACAAAGAACACCCTCAGGGCAACAGGCAGCCGCTGACTATGTGTGCGGCTtctgtggtgatggtggtgcagCATCTGTCCACATCGGTGCTGGTCTTGGTCAATGGTTTGGTCATGCTGCTGGTGGGCCCCGACTACCCACATTTCCCGGAGGCCTGCAGCCTCCTTGTGTACCTGGATCCGAGCTTTGCCATTTTGGCTGCAATCATTCTGGTGGCCGCAGCTGTGCCGCAG ATGCACAGGTACGGGCTGCTGTTGATGCAGGCCACGCCTCCTCACGTGAGCCTATCGGAGGTGAGGGAGCGGATCAGGAGCGTGCCTGGGGTGGACGAGGTGCACGAGCTCCACATCTGGGAGTTGTACGACTCGTTCGTGGTGGCCTCGGTCCACATCCTCTGTCACAATGCCTTTCCCATACACAG GTGTGCTGATCTAATGTCGGGGGTCACCAAGGTCTTGCAGAACGTCGGGGTGAGATGCTGCACAGTCCAACCTGAGTTTGCTCCCCCTTCTGCCCTCCCAAAGTGTTCAACATGCCCACCTCCGGTGCCAACCTGCAACTTGGCCTGTGATAAACTCTGTGACACCCACGTGTGCTGCCCTCTGCCACAAGAGCCTGTCATGGAAAAATTGTTAAAACAAGACAGTCCTGTTTCATTTTTGTAA
- the LOC127609376 gene encoding uncharacterized protein LOC127609376 isoform X3 produces MKKVSQWCQLGITVLVLVLKLITGQLCRSFILLMDGFHTLFVLGHMALPHPQKPASPSGSSTWPSSETTDPVSPLGCAMFHPVGRRQPVGVFMLALLLTSLCVSCLLEMASSSVEMHPVERPWLLVAVGVVGVLHNVAMFGMTRRRRGAQACAEGEHECYIEVNHKAMSQEGSEGAGEAVRGPCEASGVQHGTTACSLRNRDFIFCNRVISTRGVDAEKTSEELKTDKEHPQGNRQPLTMCAASVVMVVQHLSTSVLVLVNGLVMLLVGPDYPHFPEACSLLVYLDPSFAILAAIILVAAAVPQPSSDAQVRAAVDAGHASSREPIGGEGADQERAWGGRGARAPHLGVVRLVRGGLGPHPLSQCLSHTQVC; encoded by the exons ATGAAGAAGGTGTCACAGTGGTGCCAGCTGGGCATCACCGTCCTTGTGCTGGTTCTGAAACTGATCACCGGTCAGCTGTGCAGGTCCTTCATCTTGCTGATGGATGGCTTCCACACACTCTTTGTCCTCGGTCACATGGCTCTACCTCATCCTCAGAAGCCAGCAAGCCCCTCTGGTTCAAGCACTTGGCCGTCTTCAGAGACGACTGATCCCGTCAGCCCTCTCGGGTGTGCCATGTTCCACCCTGTCGGCAGGAGACAGCCGGTGGGGGTCTTTATGTTAGccctgctgctcacctctttgTGCGTCTCCTGCCTGTTGGAAATGGCCAGCTCGTCTGTGGAGATGCATCCTGTGGAGCGGCCCTGGCTGCTAGTTGCGGTGGGGGTTGTCGGTGTGTTGCACAACGTCGCGATGTTCGGGATGACACGGAGGCGGCGGGGGGCACAGGCCTGTGCTGAAGGGGAGCATGAGTGTTACATTGAAGTCAACCACAAAG CCATGTCTCAGGAGGGCTCCGAAGGGGCGGGTGAGGCCGTGCGAGGCCCGTGTGAAGCCAGTGGAGTTCAGCATGGGACGACTGCGTGCTCTCTCCGTAACAGGGATTTCATCTTCTGCAACCGGGTGATCTCAACAAGAGGCGTGGATGCTGAGAAGACGTCTGAGGAGCTCAAGACAGACAAAGAACACCCTCAGGGCAACAGGCAGCCGCTGACTATGTGTGCGGCTtctgtggtgatggtggtgcagCATCTGTCCACATCGGTGCTGGTCTTGGTCAATGGTTTGGTCATGCTGCTGGTGGGCCCCGACTACCCACATTTCCCGGAGGCCTGCAGCCTCCTTGTGTACCTGGATCCGAGCTTTGCCATTTTGGCTGCAATCATTCTGGTGGCCGCAGCTGTGCCGCAG CCCTCATCAGATGCACAGGTACGGGCTGCTGTTGATGCAGGCCACGCCTCCTCACGTGAGCCTATCGGAGGTGAGGGAGCGGATCAGGAGCGTGCCTGGGGTGGACGAGGTGCACGAGCTCCACATCTGGGAGTTGTACGACTCGTTCGTGGTGGCCTCGGTCCACATCCTCTGTCACAATGCCTTTCCCATACACAG GTGTGCTGA